Within the Littorina saxatilis isolate snail1 unplaced genomic scaffold, US_GU_Lsax_2.0 scaffold_1483, whole genome shotgun sequence genome, the region AACTGTATCTTGTTCTAATTCACAAAAATTGCATACATTGTTGGGGGCACcaccctctctttctgtctgtaggCATGCCTGCCTTTCTCCCCTTCCCCCCTCAACTTCCCCCATTTCTCTCTTCACTTCTTCCTTACATAATCAAGTCGACTGCACCAGCTCCGGAACAAAGTTGCGCTAACAATGCCCCTCTCTGAGACCCTGCTTTTCtttcacccccacccctcccttcaCTCTCACCTGATTGAGTCCAGTAACAGTCAGTGCACCGGCTCTGGGCAAAGTGGCGCCAACGCTGTCTCTCTGTGACTGCGACACGGTTCGGGCCCCCGCCGTAGCAGCAGGGGTTTTGTCGCTACTGGCTGGCCGAATGGTCACGTTCTGAGCACCTGGCAAGTTGGAAGTGAACACATTGTAGTTGTCACGAGAGCCTGCGATCCGATCGTAGCGCGGGACAAACTCCACCTCGGGGCTGGAGTCACCTGCATCCTCTATGTGGGTGTCTGGAACAAGAAACAGATGGTTACTGAGAGTGGAAAAATAGCACAATTCAAATGACAAAATCTCACTGCTAATAcatctaataataataataatacagtggaacccctcacaaCGACCCCTCTCTCTGaggactaccccgccacaacgaccttttttttttaaccgatgtgtttccttatatagttgtcaccagtgtagcgaccaccccgctataaccagttataaccgtcttgcgtaagcaaaggcactaattaaccgctgagaggtgtgatggttgggtgggctgagtaaacatcacaaaccaatcatcgagaaaacaaactcacgagaccaacacacaccgttcaattcagtcagaatagacagtctttggacagaagagcagtggagatcaacatggcgtctacaaagaaaagaaaatatttaactcgcgaaaatcgagtgaatgttgtgaacaaacacaaaaagggagaaactgccatcgcgattgcaaaaagtcttgatgttggaaaatcgcaaattcaaagaattatccaactccaagaaaacattctgaaaaaggtagggaagtggtgacaaggcagtgaacgcactcaccatgcactgacatcatacgaaagcagccacacaaacacagcacagaggcagaggcaggtgtgcagatgctttgtgagaataagcgttgaaaaccagtttgaataaaaaaaaccagcagatagagccgcatgtcataatcattcttcttgtctggctttattgactgcatgccgatcttgtggcagtgacttttcactcttctgtcggactgtacacaaaccgctctcactctccctcactgactaccctaagccctgacaactgatccttggaaattgtttggaagagtaataataataataatggacatttattaatcgccgtttctcacaagagctcacggcgatttacatattaatttctgccgtgtgagatggaattttttacacaatatatcacgcattcacatcggtcagcaaacctcaagcctattagggcgagcattcacctttcacggcctttattccaagtacacctctctatttctctccaatgctcttcctgctgacttcagtgacaccagacaccccactgagtttagccagctacccccccccccctctctctccccccagccatgtactgtttggtgctgtggccagagaggtgtcaccggctaattgaggccagctgcactgttcactcagagcaaaactagttgactgtgtctaacttttgacaaagcaacacaactgaagggttcacagattaggtaaccgactcactggtcaaggctgcagggaaacaagagtatcttgtcaatgaaaaaggttacacacagatacgcgatgctgagaacggtggccgatttttcactctctttctcggagggccttcatcattgcagggactgctgtaaagaaatgcttgctcagaaactaactcttttttgCATTAAAACATGCAccaactggtggacaccatcgacaatgtcaaacatgaaatcgaagcagtttgcttgaggaaacggtcgtcagcaactcaaacttctctgttttctttttttaagaaaatctgttCGGACACGACCCGATGTTGATTTCAGTCAGTTTCGCTTCTgacagtcacactcacagtaTAACTATATAAGTTTTATTtacgtttttatttcttcttcgtTTCCTTAAAAAGTAACAACAAGCTGTTTAACgttctgttgttgttaataaatatatatagatattaAAATCTCGAAGTCCATACATGATGTCACAGAAAAACCAGCCACAAAGTGCAAAAGTTCGAAACGACGGAAGAGCTCGCGATCTCGCAGCGAGTTTCAATTTCTCCACTCAAAAGCTGACACCTCAGACGAGTCTGTTATCCGAAATACCAAGCACATGTTTCGATGTAGAATTACTAAATGATACTATTTGTCAACAAAATATATGCACTAGTGTCAGAAAAATGGTTTAATATGTTCAAAAGTTTCGAGTCGAGTTCCCGATTTCTGGAAACACGTGCGCATGCAAGTTCGCTACTCAGTACTTGCTGTAACTTCAAGTAAATCTTTGTAACCCTATGTTATGTTATTACCATTCTTCCCAGCAAAGCACACAATTGACAACAAGTCAAATAGTAGTACAAGAAAGAAATAATACTTGATAAATAAGTtagataaagaacaaatcaaagaaaGCAAAAATGACTTACCGCATACATCTGAATCAGTTGGACGCCATTTTCCCGGTTGCAGGGTCACAGCAAAATCAAGCCGTACATCTTAGAAATTTTTAATCTTGCACCGAATGAGGACTCAAACAGATTTGTTTTGGATTAGTTCTTTAGATTGTAGGTTAAGAAGCTTAaccctgattttttttaaaatataactCAATTGTTTTTGAGATTTGGAATAAAAAGGTGTGGGGTCCATAAATTCCCTTTTTTACATAATGTACATATTGACTACAAACTTCAATTTAAATTAAATCTCAAACGGCAGATATTTTTAATCCTAGTAAAGGGAGACAGTACACTTTATGATGTCTTGCTTATAGTAACGCAAAGCATTACCTCCCTTCTCCCTTCTCCCGCTTTCAAATTCGTATTTACCTTAGGTCCCCCGATCTCCGGTGGCCGTATGCTCAAAATGTTATAAAAAGGGGGGGTCCGGGCTCCCGATGGGGGACTTATACCCCCTGTAagtatactatatatatatatatatatatatatatgttgtagCCCAGGTAGAAAACTTCAgaccatgtgagtaaaaaatacatgtatgtaacaaATGGGCGGTGCCTGTTATCGTCCGTGTGGTTTTGatatgaaataaaatatttataattttttatgaattattgaatgatttttggatttttttatcATCATCGTAATTCTGTGTTGTCTCTGTCGGAAAGATGCCAAGTTCTACAACCGTTGTCAGaaaatctttctctctttaGCAGCGGTTGTTCCCctttgtatgggtgtgtgtatagactctctctctctcacacacactctctttctctttctctttctctctcttattgtGCCGTGTTTATTtagtcgtttgtgtgtgtgtgtgtgtgtgtgtgtatttcgcTATTGTGCCGTATATATATCTTGTGGGTTTGGCGACCTGTAACACCAcactacacactcacacaaacacactacacactcacacaaacacactacacacacatacacacacacgaacacactacaaacacactacacacgaacacacgaacgcacacccCACAGATACAGACTCTATAAAACAAAATCTCTTCGCAAAGAGAGAGTTTCTTAAATCACCATTTTTGTTATCTCCCCTGCACTATCCGTTAGAATGGGTCAGTCTTTAACTTGTATGTTGGGGGGATAACTCCAGTCTTATTATCTTCCCCTGCTCCagaaaatgtttgttttgtgtcgtctgctttgacAGCATTTAATTTGTGTGCTTTTATTCCGATCTGGTAATTATGTATTGTTTAGGACTGTGTTTTTAGGATGTTAAtaaattatgaacagaaacattTATTATTGTTGgtgtattgtgtgtgcgtgtgcgtgtgtgagtatacgtgtgtttgtaagtgtgtgtgcgtgttcatgCGTTTGTGACGGTGAGtgttgcgtgtgagtgtgtatttttcACTGGGGCCGTGTATGTTCGGCAACCTGCGCCAGGCTACCCTCCTgagacacactacacacactacacacactacactcagaaacacactacacatacatacacactcagaaacacactacacatacatacacactcagaaacacactccacatacatacacactcagaaacacactccacatacatacacactcacaaacacactacacacacagtacacacggacacacgaacgcacacccCACAGATACAGACTCTATAAAGCAAAATCTCTTCGCAAAGAGAGAGTTTCTTAAATCACCATTTTTGTTATCTCCCCTGCACTATCCGTTAGAATGGGTCAGTCTTTAACTTGTATGTTGGGGGGATAACTCCAGTCTTATTATCTTCCCCTGCCCCagaaaatgtttgttttgtgtcgtctgctttgacAGCATTTAATTTGTGTGCTTTTATTCCGATCTGGTAATTATGTATTGTTTAGGATTGTGTTTTTAGGATTTTAAtaaattatgaacagaaacatttattgttggtggtgtattgtatgtgcgtgtgcgtgtgtttgtaagtgtgtgtgcgtgttcatgCGTTTGTGACGGTgagtgttgtatgtgtgtgcgtgtgtgtgtgtgagtgtgtatttttcGCTTGGgccgtgtatgtatatgtgtgggtTCGGCGACCTGCACCAGGCTATCCTCCTGGGACacactacacatacacacacacacacacacacacacacacacacacacacacacacacacacacacagagaaaaagaatgGAGAGAGGCAGAAGGAGAATTCAATTTTTTAGATTTCTTTCAAccgcgcacacatacatacacacacacacacacacacacacacacacactacacagacacacaaacagaaaaccaCAAGagtctttatatatatatatagttttaTTACACTCAACACCACACTTATTATATCATGTTACACGTACAATATCTAACGACGACAACAGCGGGGTACCTTCAAGCGAGCTGGCCCGGCAATCGAATGAGTATACCCAACAAATGAAAGGCGGGGTATACTTTCTCTaccagtgtttttttttttataatatctCACACGTCAGTgatcaccgccaccaccaccacctctcttcgtataataataataacaaaatacaacaacGACATAAACTTAGACGTCTCTCGTCTATCTTCCACCACCACCGATCTtgaacaagggggggggggggaggggagtgtTATTAGTCAATCGTATccatcattgttgttgttgttgttgttgttgttgtggcgtTGGTGTTGGGGTCCGGCAGCGTTGGTGGGCTCGGGTATGTCTCGTCTTCGCTACTACTGCAGACATAATAaccgtcgtcatcgtcgtcgtcatcgtcgtcgtcatcgtcgtcgtcatcgttgttgttgttgttgttgttgttgttgttgttgttgatggtggtgatggtgtcCGGCGGGGCCGCCCGCGTGGGTGGTGCTATCGCTGACATCCCTTCTTCGGAAAACTGCGGCATGGCTGTGGCAGTGGTGACGACGACGGgctcttgctgttgttgttgttgttgttgttgctgttgttgctctTTGGAATTGGTTTtttcatcgtcgtcatcgtcggtGTTGTTGATGACGTCTGGGGCTGCTGCCGCGGGTGGTGCTGGCGGTGGTTGACtggtcattgttgttgttgttgttgttgttgtggcgtTGGTGTTGGGGTCCGGCAGCGTTGGTGGGCTCGGGTATGTCTCGTCTTCGCTACTACTGCAGACATAATAaccgtcgtcatcgtcgtcgtcatcgtcgtcgtcatcgtcgtcgtcatcgttgttgttgttgttgttgttgttgttgatgatggtgatggtgtcCGGCGGGGCCGCCCGCGTGGGTGGTGCTATCGCTGACATCCCTTCTTCGGAAAACTGCGGCATGGCTGTGGCAGTGGTGACGACGACGGgctcttgctgttgttgttgttgttgttgttgttgttgttgttgctctttgGAATTGGTTttttcgtcgtcgtcatcgtcggtGTTGTTGATGACGTCTGGGGCTGCTGCCGCGGGTGGTGCTGGCGGTGGTTGACTGGTCACGGTTGTGGTGGTGGCGATCGCAGAGTCGACGTCTTGTTCCGCGTCATGTACCATCGGTTCCTCGTCAAAATCATCGTCTTCGCAGTCGAGTTCGATTTCATCATTGATGTCTGGAAAAACTTCATccaactgttgttgttgttgttgttgttgtttgtcatcCACGCTGGTGCTGCTGTTGTTGGCGGtgttggtggtagtggtggtagtagtaATGGTGGTGGTGGCAAATTTAACAATTTTCTTGGGTTTTAATTGTTTTCTCAGTGGGCGCTGCCACGGGGtagcaacaacaccaccaccactaggctcttgttgttgttcttgctgttcttgttgttgttcttgttgttcttgttgttgttgttgctgttcatCGTGGTCTTTCTGGATGTTCCATACTGTATTCTGTCGATGAAGTTTTCGCTTTTGACCTCTTGTTATCATCGTGCCGGTCGGTGCCACCGTGCGGCCACAGCGGCCGCCGTCGTCGTTGTTCCGTGTGTTACTAGCCATCATACTGTTAAGAAAAAAGAACGTACTTTTAAGTACAAGTAGTATTGGTAGTACTATTAGTATGAGTGGTAGTAGTAGGAGAACCATTCAACTGAGACAAGAACAACCTCCTCTCGTGTAGTGGTTGTGAGGCCAAGTGTCCCTTCGAGCTGACCCGTACGgcatttatacacacacacacacacacacacacacaccctggaggggaagggggggagaaagaagaagaacggAAGAACAACTTGGCCCGGGATCTGATATTATTTTGGGGCGCGGACTTTTGCTCAAAAAGTGAAAATCGCGAAAAGAAACGTACGAAATGTTGGGAGAGATGTCAAGGGGGGAGGGAAACAACCGTGCGGCAAATTTGCCCGTACAGTCAAAAAAAATCGATATAGAGTCAGACGTGGCGCAGCGGCTGTGGCTGGGCTGGGCTGGGCTGGGCTGCCTTGCTACCGGGCCCGGCGGCTTGCTTCAGAGTCGCATATCAATGACGGGGCGTCACCACAAAAAGAATTCCATTCACAACACATTCATTCACAAGCCGGCCCAGCCGGCGGACCAATCGAATCACGGGTCACAAAAGCACATGCCCGCTGACGTCAAGTGCGCCGCGGCGGCGAAAATAGGCGATGATTTGTTAGCTCCTCCCTCCCACCAGTCTAAATCGTACATCGTTGTTCAGCTACATGACGGTAAACTCAATGTTAAATGGATTTGTTCACACAGACgatgatgtttgtttgttgacggTTGACACACTAGTTCAATTTGTTTATTTCAGACACTTTCAATTTTCACGAAGCAGTGTGTCGTGTCACGCTTTTTTTTGGGTACAATGATGCAGCTTTGTGGAAGGACCCATCATTATTTGTTATCTCCCCTTGCGGCACTATCcgttagtagtagtagtagtatatgGGTTTGTTTTTAGACTACTATATGTTGAGGCTCCAGTCTTATTGTCTTCCTCAGAAAAAtgtcttgtctttttttttttcccccttgttGTGTGTATAGTCTTTggccggctctctctctctctctctctctccttccaatTTCATTTCAATATTCTGCctggacagggggggggggggggggggtagtggtgGAAAAAttggtggctgtgtgtgttgacacaaaataataattacTCACTTTTACGACAGAAATGTGCGGACGGTCCCCATGATTTTCTTGCCGCAAGCCAAACAATTGTCAAACATGTTCGAGCATTTTTCACAGGTGAGAAAATGTCCGCAGGGTAAGAAAGTAATACCACTGTTAGCTAGCTCCACTTTTAAACAAGCTCGGCAGAATTTACGGTTTCTCAAGTTCTGGTTTTCTTTGGCTAAGAATCGTACGCGTTCCTTTATTAGTgcaaacgacgacgacgacgacgacgacgacgctcGAGGAACTAGTTGTtcgcgacgacgacgacggcgttcttcttcttcttcttctttttcttcggctAAGTACAGTTTTCTTGCTAATTCTGACTGTTTCTCCGGACTCTGTGCGATCTCGTAAGCTGCGAGATAAAGTTTCTCTACGCTGTCGAATTCTCCATCAGCAAAATCTAGGCGTCGATTTTCAATAACTTGCATGACTATATGTTCTGGAATTCCCATTTCACAGACTGCTTCTGTCTTTGCTGATGATATTAGTGCTACGCTGTCGACCTTAGTGTTCGTTATCCTCCTCGTAGTACAGAAATCCATAATctcacaagaagaaaaaagaaaaaggtgaAATTTTGTCTCACCGAtcgttctctctctatatatatacgcacacaaagcaggaaaaaatgtgtgtgttgttgttttgtagtagttcaactcctttttcccggggatatagctcagttagtggtagcgcgctggatttgtattcagttggccgctgtcagcgtgagttcgatcccaggttcggcggaaatttatttttcacagagtcaactttgtgtgcagactctcttcagtGTCCGAACTCTCCCCccagtgtacactacattgggtgtgcatgttaaagatctcacgattgacaaaagggtctttcctggcaaaattgcttaggcacagttaataattgtctacctataacccgtgtgacttggaataataggccgtgaaaggtaaatatgcgccgacatggctgcaatctactggccgtataaaatttcatctcacacggcatcactgcggcacagcgcacagagagagagagagagagagagagagagagagagagagagagagagagagagacagagagagagagagagagagagagagagagagagagagagatacaaccCACTCGTTCTGACAAACGGAAAATCTTTCTCATTAtcggttgtttccctttgtatcacacacactctcattacacacccccggtataggggtgtgtataggtttcactcggggtttttttcatttcattttcattactttattgtcccattgctgggaaattcgggtcgcttcctcccagtggaaagctaacagcaacggagtcgcgctacccaggtgtctgcgtgtttagctgtattcagccacctgtacTTATGGCAGACTGAGCGGCTACCGGGCCCTCtgtcgttgtgtgtgttttacttaTTTGATTATTTgtcattcttttattttttatatttttttttttggaggaaCTGGAAACACGTTTAGAAacgctttttattttatttttgctttATACGgtgtgtatgttcgtgtgtttgtgagtgagtgtgtttgtgagtgagtgtgtttgtgaatgagtgtgtttgcgtgttcgtgtgtttatgaatgagtgtgtttgcgtgttcgtgtgtttgtgagtgagtgtgtttgcgtgttcgtgtgtttgcgtgttcgtgtgtttgtgagtgagtgtgtttgcgtgttcgtgtgtttgtgagtgagtgtgtttgcgtgttcgtgtgtttgtgagtgagtatgtttgcgtgttcgtgtgtttgcgtgttcgtgtgtttgcgaatgagtgtgtttgcgtgttcgtgtgtttatgagtgagtgtgtttgcgtgttcgtgtgtttatgagtgagtgtgtttgcgtgttcgtgtgtttgtgagtgagtgtgtttgcgtgttcgtgtgtttgtgagtgagtgtgtttgcgtgttcgtgtgtttgtgagtgagtgtgtttgcgtgttcgtgtgtttgtgagtgagtgtgtttgcgtgttcgtgtgtttgtgagtgagtatgtttgcgtgttcgtgtgtttgcgtgttcgtgtgtttgcgtgttcgtgtgtttgtgagtgagtgttgCGTGTAAGTGTTCGTGTgagtgttgcgtgtgtgtgagtgtgtatttttcACTGGGgccgtgtatgtatatgtgtgggtTCGGCGACCTGCGCCAGGCTACCCTCTtgggatacacacacacacatacacacacacacacacacacacacacacacacacacacacacacacacacacacacacatacaaaacatatAAGCGGGGAAGCCACCAGAGTCCTTATATATTGGTTTATTATACTATAAACACACTTattatgggggaggggggaaggaggTTTCATCATTGTGTGTTAGTGTcctgggaggaggggggagggggctgcGCTGGTGGTGCGGCCACACTGCTAGGCCGGCGGTTCAGTAATTCGTTAACTGCAGAAACACCAGCGGCGCATTTCGCGTCAATACTCCCGAGAACGCGTTTCAGTCGCTGAAATGTTTCAGCGTCCATATAGGATGTCGATATCGACGCCAACCTTTGCTGCCGTTCCGCTCTTTCGTCCATATCTCCGCGGCTTTCGCCATACGGAAACTGCATGGTAGAGGTGGTGGcgtcctccccctccccctcctcctcctcctccccctcctcctcctcctcctcctcctcctcctcctcctccctctccccctcctccttctcctcctcctgttGTTGCTCGGAAGTATTTTCGTCATCGTCattatcgtcgtcatcatcagagTCCATCACGACTACCGGCGGCGGCGTACCGTCACCAGGGGCCGCCATCATCGCAGTAGCGGTCGCTTTTGGCtccacaataaaaaaacagtcGTCAGAGTCTCGGCCACGTTTCCGCTTTTGACCTCTCGTTGTACCGGCCGTCATAATCCGACGATTTTTCAGGCGGGGGTCCTGCATATATAATGAATATGTAGTAAGTGTCTCATCATTGTCCCGCTGCTGCTCCATTTCAGCATGaccagttgttgttgttgttgttgttgttgtcgttataATCCCTCGAGTCGCGGccatagttgttgttgttgttgttgtggtcagTGGCTCGATctccttctgtctttctctctctctctctctctctctgcttgctGCTGCTTGCTGCTCCAGTATAGTCGATGATCCGTCCTCGTTGAGGGCACAAGGGTTTGTGCCGGGGAGGGAATATTGATTGAAGAAAAACTTTATACAAggaaaaggaaagagagagagagagaaagtcacacacacacatacacaaactgcgGGAAATCTTGCTGTGTGCGATTTTAGAGGTTGTCAACATAGCCGCAGCAGCTCGGCAAAGACCGTTTGCCGTTTTTCTCAatttctgttttttctctccaccAACTCCTACTCGGCGAGGCGTAGAGCAAAACGGAGCTGTATAGTCTGCTGTATAGTTTTCTCGCTAAACTGTGTGGCGCCGGTtggttttccgccgtttttctTCCAAGTCGCCGGCCCGGTGTTGAAGAAAACAGTTGTAGTTGAGAATGGTCCCCTTTTACCCGTTTGCCGTTTATCTCAGTTTCTGGCTTTTTCTCTCCCGGCACCAGCTGTGTAAGGTAGATtcccccattctctctctctctctctctctctctctctttgttcatGTTCTGCTGCCGCCACGTAGTAGTAGTATAGTTATCTCAGTCGGCAGTATAGTGCTGCTTCAGAAATCCATCTCACCctcagatttgttgttgttgttgttgttgtagtagtagatcaatcatcatcatcatcatcatcatcatcatcatgtcaCACTAGTGACAGCAATAtagtgctttaaaaaaaaagaaaaaaaagccgaTGTTGTTTTAACAATCTCTGGAacgggagagggggagggggggggagaaaggtcGCCGCTCTGCTGGCTGATATTTCTGATACCGGGACTTGAAAGTTTGCAACCCTGCGCTAAGCATTCCTTTCTCTCTCGGTACAGCAAAAGCGTTGACGTGGCGAgaacgtggtgtgtgtgtgtgtgtgtgtgagaagggGCCTGCGCGCGGGGTGtggggggaaggagggggggaggggaagggaggACCTGTAGACAGGCTGAAAAGATGTGTGCTACTGCTGCCCAGCCAGCCCCTCCAAACAACAAACATTTACttcaagaaagagaaagactgaTCAGCGCCGTCTAGTGCTTCCTCTATACAATCATTCAGTGTAGAATGactgaataataataattgttttGATCCCACCaaatcaatcttcttcttcttctcgttagaatatttgttttttccattttgtttttatcctttttttttcttccagttTTCCCTGTAGGTAACTTTCTTTCTctgaatagtagtagtagtagtagtagtatccTCTCCCCGGCGGCATCTCCCTAGTTAATTCCCTTGTTGCTTTCTTCTTCCATTCACCTAtccctttttgttgttgatttttcttctcgtatgtataGTCTTTGGCTCCAGACCggctctctttctcagtctctctctctctctctctctctctctctctctctctctctctctctctctctctctctctctctctctctctctctctctctctctctctctctctctctctctctctctctctctctctctctctctctctcttcttccaaTTTCATTTCAATATTTTACCTGGACAGGGGAGAAAAAatggtggctgtgtgtgtgttgacacaAAATAATTACTCACTTTTACGACAGAAATGTGCGGACGGTCCCCATGATTTTCTTGCCACAAGCCAAACAATCGTCAAACATATTCGAGCAGTTTTCACAGGTGAGAAAATGGCCGCAGGGTAAGAAAGTAATACCACTGTTAGCTAGCTCCACTTTTAAACAAGCTCGACAGAATTTACGGTTTCTCAAGTTCTGGTTTTCTTTGGCTAAGAATCGTACGCGTTCCTTTATTAGTgcaaacgacgacgacgacgacggcggCGGCGGCGCTATTACGACTGGTAGTTGTTCGCGGCGACGACGAcggcgttcttcttcttcttcttcttcttctttttcttcggctAAATACAGTTTTCTTGCTAATTCTGACTGTTTCTCTGGACTCTGCGCGATCTCATAAGCTGCGAGATAAAGCTCTTGGACACAGACGAATTCCTTTTCTCCATCAGTAAAACCCAGGCGTCGATTTTCGATAACTTGCAT harbors:
- the LOC138955382 gene encoding probable WRKY transcription factor protein 1 — translated: MAAPGDGTPPPVVVMDSDDDDDNDDDENTSEQQQEEEKEEGEREEEEEEEEEEEEGEEEEEGEGEDATTSTMQFPYGESRGDMDERAERQQSMMASNTRNNDDGGRCGRTVAPTGTMITRGQKRKLHRQNTVWNIQKDHDEQQQQQQEQQEQQQEQQEQQQEPSGGGVVATPWQRPLRKQLKPKKIVKFATTTITTTTTTTNTANNSSTSVDDKQQQQQQQQLDEVFPDINDEIELDCEDDDFDEEPMVHDAEQDVDSAIATTTTVTSQPPPAPPAAAAPDVINNTDDDDDEKTNSKEQQQQQQQQQQQQQEPVVVTTATAMPQFSEEGMSAIAPPTRAAPPDTITIINNNNNNNNNDDDDDDDDDDDDDDDGYYVCSSSEDETYPSPPTLPDPNTNATTTTTTTTMTSQPPPAPPAAAAPDVINNTDDDDDEKTNSKEQQQQQQQQQQQQEPVVVTTATAMPQFSEEGMSAIAPPTRAAPPDTITTINNNNNNNNNNNNDDDDDDDDDDDDDDDDTHIEDAGDSSPEVEFVPRYDRIAGSRDNYNVFTSNLPGAQNVTIRPASSDKTPAATAGARTVSQSQRDSVGATLPRAGALTVTGLNQVRVKGGVGVKEKQGLREGHC